In the Glycine max cultivar Williams 82 chromosome 6, Glycine_max_v4.0, whole genome shotgun sequence genome, CTTTCTCTCTGATTTCTTAAAAAGACTTTCTGAGGACTATAATGACAATGTAGAtcattttgataattgttttgcaTAGATGGATGTAAAGATTACGTTTCTAAATAGAAACATTGATGAAACACTTTATACGATGCAACCAAAAAACCTTATTTAAGATGATCTAAAGTCTATGgtatgcaaactaaagaaattcaTTTATGCTTTTAAACAAGTCTCTCATCTATGGtattacaaaattcatcaaGATTATCTCTTATGGTGTTGAGGTAAATTTGGTTGATGATTGTGTGTGCTAAAAGTTCAGTGggagtaaaattattattttggtattatATGTTAATGACATTCTACTATTATCACGGTTTATTATTGCAAAATagttatattgttatttatcatgtattcttaagtttatttttttgtttaattattgtcctaaaataattttttatgggagtcctaaggtgatatatgagtaatcttgGTATGTAACACTAGAAAGTAGTAAAGCGCATTATGCgttaattgaagagaacaagaaactaaatattttcatatttgataactgctaattatgagtatattttggggttaaattatataagaatttgtaatttttttctcctaattttttctttttaagcaaataattgttaaattaacatcatttaagtttttgtgcagagattattaaaagtgataaatttatgatgcttggtgagtaaaataaagcccAGGAAAGCAACACTagttaaggaaagtaaagacGGACTTAGTGCAAGAAGTTCACTAATCTGGACctataaaaaaagaaggaaaagacatacaaaaatttcaagagaatacaattcctCATAGAAGGCAAAGGCAAAGGctagaagaaggaaaaacaagCATTGAGAGTCATTCATTctttctattctttttcttatcttttcctcctttactaaatattaccctcttgcaattgtaaagtcTTTATGACATTGAAAGGCTAAACCCCATTTGTTAGGAACTTGACAGCCAATTAttattgatgtaatttctcttcctatctatttatgaatattacatttgcattatctttttttgtgcttaatattattgcttgtggcttgatcacccaatTGTATGGTAAGTTGTAGGGGGAGCGTTGGacaacattattttctaatagaactgaGAAAATGTATCTAAATATAGTCATCGCTACGGAtatgttgatatttatttagCCGATTATATatctctattcttaatgcaatttattattttagctttgcaaagggatttgagagagaaaatagataaattaggctctttcatGCGGGGGACCAAAGTTAAAGTATACTAGTAGATGCTtgtgtaaattgaaataattataaatagagaaaaatcattaacataatATCAAAGAGTAACTTTGATAGGCTAAGTtttcaacattctcatcttctgaatttcattctataataatattatattttctcatcttttatgttcttaattcattcatgtttaattctttttcttgtttaatttaattttctgtcaatttaaattagtttttctacaacctttccaaatctttttcttaataaaaaatgttcatctacaaaaaaaatctttttgtgATAACATGCACAGTagtgtttttctttcttgtatgcAAGGAGACAATCTTGTTTCATTGGATCTAGAGATTGAAACAACATGTAGAAGAAATAACGTTgcaagaagaaagagagaacaATAAGGGAATCAAGAACCAtcatcctcttcttcttcacaTCCCAACTTTGAAGAACACATCATGACAGAAGATCAACCACGAAGGATCACCTTGGAGGACTATTCTAGTACCTCTACACCTTAGTATTTCAAAAGCATAGTCCTGCCCAAAGTTCAAGCTGCCAACATCTCTTATCCACACTCTCTCATCTAGTTGATTCAAGACAATTTCTTTCATGGACTACCCAATGAAGATCCATATGCCCACCTTGCTACATACATAGAGATTTGCAACACAGTAAAAATAGTTGGAGTTCCTGAAGATGTCATCCGTCTCAACCTATTCTCGTTCTCCTTGGCTGGTGAAGCAAAAAGATGACTGCACTTGTTCAAAGGAAATTACTTGCGGACATGGGAGGAGGTGGTGgagaaatttttgaagaaatattttcgAGAGTCCAAGACCATtgagaaaaagataaagatcTCTTCATTACACCAATTTTTCGATGAATCACTGAGTGGAACTCTTGACCACTTTCATGCTTtactttgaaagaaaaaaatattattcacataTGAAGGAAGTGAAGAAagtacaaaaaaatgaaaataaaattgttcaaataaaaataccCAACGAACCCAATTTATATTTGACGAACCAAATAATTTGATATAAGTAAtcaatatcttaaaattaagaTCAAATTATTCACATGTTATCCAAGTTCAATTCTTAAAAGATAATTGTACGTACTTATCTTCTTGGACAAATTCTAAATTAATCAAGCTGTATTTTTCATTATGATCCAGAGgcttagagaaaaaaaagttgcattTGATGGACAACTTGGGCCCACTAGAGTCGTCCAAAACCAGCTAATTTGGGTTTAATATTGTTCCTGTGGATATAGAAGATTCTCCACTCGCCACGTGTCCACTCAAAACCGCCTCAAAGGGAATCCTATTTATTGTCTTCCTCTTCAGAACCCTTTTCAAAAACCACTCATCGCCagcaaaagaggaaaaaaaaaaaacgaaaatgctGAGAATCGCCGCAAGCGCAAAGAGAATTGTTCAAACGGCGTCGTTGGAGGCGCCACCGTTGGGGATTAGGGTTCTGCCGCGTCTCTACCACGAGAGGGTGGTGGACCACTACGACAACCCCCGCAACGTTGGATCCTTCGACAAGAACGACCCCACCGTCGGAACGGGTCTTGTTGGTGCACCCGCGTGTGGCGACGTCATGAAGCTCCAGATTAAGGTTGACGACAAAACGGGGAAGATCGTCGATGCTCGCTTCAAAACCTTCGGTTGTGGATCCGCCATTGCTTCTTCCTCCGTCGgtaatgatattaattaattgatgtttgtgttaGTTTCAAGTTTGTGTTTGGCTGTTAGGGTTTGTGCATTTGTGGTGTTTGAATTTTtcgtttttttgttgttttttctttctctctcaagtgttttcctcttaattttgttgaatgaaaatgaaatttcctTCATTGCTATGTGGATGGGTACTTCATGCTTCCCATAATTGAGGATGTttctaatttgtattttttttttctttgcagcTACTGAATGGGTGAAGGGAAAGCAAATGGAGGAAGTTTTGACCATTAAAAACACGTGAGTGCTACTTGTCTTGGAACTCTTGCAAATTTGTTGCAATTGTGTGTTGCATTTTGTTCTAGCCATGGCTTGTAGTTGTATGTGATGTGATGTGATTGGTTATCTTAATTATCGTCTTCGGAATTGCAGTTGGGTGCCCATGGCTTGTAGTTGTATGTGATGTGATGTGATTTGTTATCTTAATTATCTTCTTCGGAATTGTAGTTGGGTGCATAGTAGTTACGTGCTTGAGAATGTCGGGTCTTTCACGAGAGTAACAAAAAACTACCTCCATTccttttttaagaaacaagttGTAGTGTATTTTACATTAtaacttgtttcttataaataagaatagTAGTATATTAGCCATAAGCATGGAGAAAGTTCAGAGTTATAGCaagttttgtttttatgtttttacacttgtattatattattataagtaATAACTCTTTGCCTTCAGCTTTAGTGCCCAAAAATGAAGAAGTGATAGATGAATTCTGTAGAAAATTAGGTTCTTGTGCATTAAGTGGTTAGTTGGAGAAGATAACTAACCATCTTCTACAGCTAGGACTATTGGGTATCTAATGACATATTGACATTCGCTCCCCTAGCTTCAGTTTCTCAAGTGCCAGTGTCTGCCTAGCAGAGTATTTTTGTCATTGGTGTTCTTTCCGATCTCTATGCATTTCACAGCCGCACCGAAAATTCCCTCTGCCCCCTACTATCCCCCGCCTTCGTACTTGGTAGTTTTCACACCTTGACATGGGTTGACTTGGGATTTGATAGCTAACTTAAAAAGCCATCTACAAATTCTTTATGCCCAATAATTCTGGATCTACAGATGCTTTCTCTCTGTCTTCCCACGGCTGCCGGTTTAATCGTAAATGTTGGAAGATGTGTTGCTGATTATGAGCTAGCAAATCTAATGACGGCTTGagaatattttcatcttttatgttttgttttttacctATTGGTTTCTAGATAAATGTGTCATCTCTAGGGAGTTTAGTCATGCTAAATGTTTTATGATTAATCGCATTTGTCTCTGGTTATTAGTCTATGAATTGAAGTGACACATAATTTAATGTTTTGCAGTGAAATTGCAAAGCATCTTTCACTTCCACCAGTCAAGCTTCACTGCAGCATGCTTGCTGAGGATGCTATAAAAGCAGCTGTTAAAGATTATGAAGCTAAGCGTGCCTCAGCATCTGCTGGTGGACAGGCAACAACTGGAGAGAAAGCTGTCACTGCTTGAGTACTTCATTTCTAGAATGATGATGAAAACAACCAATAGTGTGGTTTTCTGACAGGACTCGATGGACACTGTATGAACATCTTGAGGTCAGACTTCACTTGGTTGGAGCTAGTCATTGTGATTGAATTGTATTAATGTGAAGTAAATACTTGTGTCTCTAGCTGCTTTTTGTTATCTGCATGGTTTATAGAAGTCAAAccatgtttttattaaaatatgtaaacacAATAGAGTAAAGCTATGATATTTACATGTTGCAACTTGGAACCATGTAAATATCTTTCCTGAAGTAAACAGCGACTCATATTTACCCTATTTTGGTTTGGACCTTATGTTTATCTGTTATTCAACTTAATATGTCTCAAGAACTTTAATTGTTGGATTAGTTTAGTTCTCTAtcttttattgttatattttgatggcttttatcatcaatttttttagtcaATTGACTGTTTTTTCGTCACAACTcacaattaacaaataatattaaattgaaaaaaataaataatagaagacTAAACATTTAGAGAATCGAACtaaagggaaaaataaagttACCAAAGCATCAGTTTTACGAACTCTTGTGACATTCAGGAAAATGGATACATAACAGGGATCAGACTTAAAAAccccattttaaattttatcagtACCGGAATGAACTCTCTCCAACATGAGCAAGTAAAGTAAATTCTCattcatcataattttttaaacatcagtttgtaatattttatgaaataaattttaatggcTAAAATGTcatgaatgaaaatgaagatCTGAACCTGCATCAGAGTACTTATTCTCCTTAGCAGAAGATTTATCTAGTGCCAGGCGATATAATAGTTGTCACAACGTGGGTCaaataaatacattataaaaaaaatagaaaacttgGGAGTCATTATCAACCTACTCCACACGTCTATTATGaagatgataaatatattataaaaaataaaaaataaaataatttttaattatttatctttccttgaaaatatgaattatattttgttatattattttttatttagaaaaggaaatcaaaattttattttattttattttttcttaaaagggattttatttttagttttttttttgtcaacaaaGGATTTGTCCTCACTCATATATATCCATAAgtgcaataaaaaaatcagatttACTTAGTTCGTTgtagaaaaaaatcatttgttgagttgattttattttattttattttgaaagattttggattttgtggtaaactttgtgaagtcaaagtcagagacccaacatggaatttac is a window encoding:
- the LOC100806169 gene encoding iron-sulfur cluster assembly protein 1, with translation MLRIAASAKRIVQTASLEAPPLGIRVLPRLYHERVVDHYDNPRNVGSFDKNDPTVGTGLVGAPACGDVMKLQIKVDDKTGKIVDARFKTFGCGSAIASSSVATEWVKGKQMEEVLTIKNTEIAKHLSLPPVKLHCSMLAEDAIKAAVKDYEAKRASASAGGQATTGEKAVTA